The Lactuca sativa cultivar Salinas chromosome 2, Lsat_Salinas_v11, whole genome shotgun sequence genome includes a window with the following:
- the LOC111875933 gene encoding putative disease resistance protein RGA3, translated as MAEGLATIAAEGILKKVLSIAAGELAIAWGYEEKLASLHRTLDLIRAKLHDADRQKGTDAVMVWLKQLKDVVGEADDVLDEVHYEMLRRQIKKRDRLSRMVPSLSSLKRLSFRNEIGHKIENINKKLLEIDTRANSLGLQVEHSTGHAPDRLYWRETVPNPEEFKIVGRDDDKLHIIELLTESKKEEKLTILPIVGMGGMGKTTLAKLVYNDKKIEKHFNVKAWLCVSVKVDIHTLLAKIYEAFSGSKPTSNLKVNLIKSLEEKLASKRYFLVLDDVWDEEGQYWEEFRKDMVYVNSQNGSAILVTTRKHDIGTPGMQMDSCPLKGLSDNHCWDIFRARAMPSPELEEIGREIAKKCGGLPLLLNLIGGMLTNNNNRGKWLAIKNSKLWDLQDKTQRVQKSLELSFDNLPNSMVKQCFAYCSIFEKDTLIEREELIQLWMALGLVQVDEEREVEMEDVGNDIFQILVNNSLFQDVESDKYGYITGCKMHDLVHDLLLSLSKLESKCVVGVTNDDHISPEVKHLAFYQKRNKDYKFEANVFMSIEKDMVASTLNTLFFNGEVGNNVSFQRFKSLRILKLERCIIEEIDDSIGELVHLRYLDLSYTNISVLPESIGKLYHLQTLKLQNCHGLKKFPESMRNLISLRYCRSEKSIPNNIVRQLTSLRTLVPNYVGVLRNDLGRLKHLSGKLCISNIENFSSKADAVMADLSGKRNLNEIEFNWGGNEGANRNDKEVFEGLQPPGSVKILTIRRFPGDNFPEWVMKMAVNIDGNETPLDKLVSIKLDGCRSCLSLPKLEHLPHLRSLFLWNMDSLRCLRSSNVITRSRKPLSPSLRSLQLYNMERLEKWIDGEPNSSKTISPVLEKLEINDCPNIILLDECHPHPLVSLEISDCRGLVSITSLQGLTSLESLSIWRCPSLLEIANLPNECHSLKTLEITHCHKLTSLPCEMFDSFAFLNDLSLGPFSKELDSFPSLQGIEKLRNHLHSLTMYGEDHWESVPEEIQHLTSLTKLTLIRFGMRELPIWLTNMSSLQRLRFYGCKGLNKETVTRGAPQEATVVFSLSPPL; from the coding sequence ATGGCCGAAGGTTTAGCGACTATTGCTGCCGAGGGGATACTGAAAAAGGTGTTGTCTATTGCTGCGGGTGAACTCGCCATTGCCTGGGGTTACGAGGAAAAGCTGGCCAGCCTCCACAGAACATTGGACCTGATTCGTGCCAAGTTGCATGATGCGGATAGACAAAAGGGAACAGACGCTGTCATGGTGTGGCTGAAGCAGCTAAAAGATGTTGTGGGGGAAGCTGATGATGTGTTGGACGAGGTTCATTACGAAATGTTGAGGCGTCAGATAAAGAAACGGGATCGGTTGTCAAGAATGGTACCTTCTCTTTCAAGCTTGAAAAGGCTTTCATTTCGTAATGAAATAGGTCATAAAATcgaaaacattaataaaaagttGCTGGAGATCGATACACGAGCAAACAGTTTAGGACTACAAGTTGAACACTCTACTGGCCATGCTCCAGATCGTCTGTATTGGAGGGAGACTGTTCCAAATCCAGAAGAATTTAAAATTGTTGGGAGGGATGATGATAAACTACATATCATTGAGCTTTTAACCGAgtcaaaaaaagaagaaaaacttACGATTCTTCCCATTGTGGGAATGGGCGGGATGGGGAAGACAACTTTGGCTAAGTTGGTCTACAATGATAAAAAGATTGAGAAGCATTTTAATGTTAAAGCATGGTTGTGTGTGTCAGTTAAGGTTGACATACACACACTTCTCGCAAAGATCTATGAAGCATTCTCTGGAAGCAAACCTACATCAAACCTCAAGGTCAATTTAATTAAAAGTCTTGAAGAGAAGTTGGCATCAAAAAGATATTTTCTCGTCTTGGATGATGTTTGGGATGAGGAGGGGCAATATTGGGAAGAGTTTAGGAAGGATATGGTCTATGTAAATTCACAAAATGGAAGTGCAATTCTTGTTACTACCCGGAAACATGACATCGGAACTCCTGGCATGCAGATGGATTCATGTCCTTTAAAAGGTCTTTCTGATAATCATTGTTGGGACATCTTTAGAGCAAGAGCGATGCCTTCACCAGAACTGGAGGAGATAGGCCGTGAGATTGCAAAAAAGTGTGGTGGTTTACCATTGCTATTAAATTTGATTGGTGGCATGTTGACAAATAACAATAACAGAGGGAAGTGGTTGGCCATCAAAAATAGCAAACTTTGGGATCTACAAGATAAAACGCAGAGAGTTCAAAAGAGTTTGGAACTGAGCTTTGATAATCTTCCCAATTCTATGGTCAAGCAATGCTTTGCATACTGTTCCATCTTTGAGAAAGATACACTCATTGAAAGGGAAGAACTGATCCAACTTTGGATGGCTCTAGGGTTGGTTCAAGTGGATGAAGAAAGAGAAGTGGAAATGGAGGATGTGGGAAATGATATTTTCCAAATATTGGTAAACAATTCATTGTTCCAAGATGTTGAAAGTGATAAGTATGGTTACATCACTGGTTGTAAAATGCATGATCTGGTGCATGATCTTTTGTTATCACTTTCCAAACTTGAAAGCAAATGTGTGGTGGGTGTGACGAATGATGATCATATTTCTCCTGAGGTTAAACATCTTGCTTTTTACCAAAAACGAAACAAGGATTATAAATTCGAAGCCAATGTTTTTATGTCAATTGAAAAGGATATGGTGGCTAGCACGTTGAATACATTGTTCTTCAATGGTGAAGTTGGAAACAATGTTTCATTTCAACGATTCAAGAGCCTGCGTATCCTGAAACTCGAAAGATGTATAATAGAGGAGATAGATGATTCAATTGGAGAGTTGGTGCATCTCAGGTATCTTGATTTGTCATATACCAATATCAGTGTTCTTCCGGAATCTATTGGTAAGTTATACCACTTGCAAACTCTAAAGTTGCAAAATTGCCATGGTCTCAAGAAGTTTCCAGAATCCATGAGAAATTTGATAAGCCTGAGATATTGTAGGTCTGAAAAAAGCATTCCCAACAATATTGTGCGACAATTGACTTCTCTTCGAACACTAGTGCCTAATTACGTGGGCGTGCTAAGAAATGACCTAGGCCGGTTAAAACACCTCAGTGGAAAGCTCTGTATTTCGAATATAGAAAATTTTAGTAGCAAAGCGGATGCAGTCATGGCAGATTTATctggaaaaagaaatttaaatgaGATTGAATTCAACTGGGGTGGCAATGAAGGTGCCAACAGAAATGACAAGGAAGTATTTGAAGGCTTGCAACCCCCTGGATCTGTGAAAATTCTGACAATTAGAAGATTTCCTGGTGATAATTTTCCGGAATGGGTAATGAAGATGGCAGTCAATATTGATGGGAATGAGACACCCCTTGACAAGCTCGTTTCGATCAAATTAGATGGATGTAGGAGCTGCCTCTCTCTTCCGAAGCTTGAGCACCTACCACATCTTCGGAGTCTTTTTTTATGGAATATGGACAGCTTGAGATGCTTAAGGAGTTCCAATGTAATTACCAGATCACGGAAGCCTTTGTCTCCGTCGTTGAGATCACTCCAACTATATAATATGGAAAGACTGGAAAAGTGGATAGATGGAGAACCCAACAGCTCAAAAACGATATCGCCTGTCCTCGAGAAGTTGGAAATCAATGATTGCCCGAATATTATTCTCTTAGATGAATGTCATCCCCATCCTCTTGTTTCCTTAGAGATTAGTGACTGCAGGGGTCTGGTGTCCATTACGAGCCTACAAGGACTTACTTCTCTTGAATCTTTATCTATCTGGAGGTGCCCTAGTCTTTTAGAAATAGCCAATTTGCCCAATGAGTGTCATTCTTTGAAGACTTTGGAAATTACCCATTGCCACAAACTGACTTCCTTGCCTTGCGAAATGTTTGACAGTTTTGCCTTCTTAAATGACTTGTCACTTGGTCCGTTCTCGAAGGAGCTGGATTCTTTCCCGAGTCTCCAAGGCATCGAGAAGTTAAGAAACCACCTTCACTCGTTAACAATGTACGGTGAGGATCATTGGGAGTCAGTGCCAGAAGAAATACAACACCTCACTTCACTGACTAAGTTAACCTTAATAAGATTCGGAATGCGAGAACTCCCAATCTGGTTAACCAATATGTCATCTCTCCAACGTTTGAGGTTCTATGGTTGTAAGGGGCTAAATAAAGAAACAGTTACACGGGGAGCGCCGCAGGAAGCAACTGTTGTCTTCTCACTTTCTCCTCCCTTGTGA